From Providencia sp. R33, a single genomic window includes:
- a CDS encoding TonB-dependent copper receptor produces MNTRQFRFAPAAILVISAICSTSVMAKNDINQSPISESSVMIVTAPVDSPLTITTSPKTPRQPVPASDGSDYLKTIPGFSQIRNGGTNGDPVFRGMFGSRLRILTNDSEMLGACPSRMDAPTSYISPENFDVLNMIKGPQTVLWGPGNSAGTIRFEREKPLFTEGGIKGNASALTASNNRWDANADVSLGNETGYLRVIGNKSRSDDYKDGNGDKVPSKWDKWNADIALGWTPDEYTLLELTAGKGDGEARYAGRGMDGSQFKRESYGLRFEKSNIGDVLDKIEANAYYNYADHIMDNYSLRSPSGGGMGGHMGMGHGGHGMMNMPMKMRVDRETMGGRVMGTWLWTDYELRAGADMQTNKHRSKNTTGWMKDAQFQDYGVFSELTWQATAQGKVVSGARLDRVLVENNKEVGSSGRNTIMPAGFARYEHSLENTPVMLYAGVGYTERFPDYWELFSPKMGPDGTSNVFDNLKTEKTTQLDIGAKYSHENTNAWVSAYVGRVDDFILFRYSASNPRMSQVENVNAMIMGGELGVAQKLSEEWKADASLAYAWGENRTDGKALPQMPPLESRFGLSWEKGDWTTTGLARVVSRQSRVAINDGNVVGKDFSKSAGFTIFSLNTAYKVNENMKLSAGVDNLFDKTYSEHLNLAGNSGFGYSSNVPVNEPGRTFWAKLNVTF; encoded by the coding sequence ATGAACACACGACAATTTAGATTTGCACCTGCGGCGATATTGGTTATCAGCGCGATTTGTTCCACCTCAGTGATGGCAAAAAATGATATTAACCAAAGCCCAATCTCTGAAAGCTCAGTCATGATCGTGACTGCCCCTGTTGATTCCCCATTAACGATTACGACGTCGCCAAAAACACCGAGGCAGCCTGTTCCTGCCAGTGATGGTTCTGATTACCTCAAAACTATCCCCGGTTTTTCCCAAATTCGTAATGGTGGAACCAATGGCGACCCGGTATTTCGTGGTATGTTTGGTTCACGTTTGCGTATTTTAACCAATGACAGCGAAATGCTAGGCGCATGCCCATCACGGATGGATGCACCTACATCCTATATATCCCCTGAGAACTTTGACGTTCTCAATATGATTAAAGGCCCACAAACGGTGCTTTGGGGGCCAGGTAACTCAGCAGGAACAATTCGTTTTGAACGTGAAAAACCGTTATTCACGGAAGGTGGAATTAAAGGGAATGCAAGCGCGCTAACGGCGTCAAATAACCGTTGGGATGCAAATGCGGATGTTAGCTTGGGCAATGAAACAGGTTACTTACGTGTTATTGGTAATAAATCACGTTCTGATGACTATAAAGACGGTAATGGCGATAAAGTCCCGTCGAAATGGGATAAATGGAATGCGGACATTGCACTGGGTTGGACGCCTGATGAGTACACGTTATTAGAGCTTACAGCAGGTAAAGGCGATGGAGAGGCCCGCTATGCGGGGCGTGGTATGGATGGTTCCCAATTTAAACGCGAAAGTTATGGGTTGCGTTTTGAAAAGAGCAACATCGGTGATGTTCTCGATAAAATAGAAGCCAATGCTTATTACAACTATGCTGACCATATTATGGATAACTATTCTCTGCGCTCACCATCAGGTGGCGGAATGGGAGGCCATATGGGGATGGGGCATGGCGGCCACGGTATGATGAATATGCCAATGAAAATGCGTGTCGACCGTGAAACTATGGGCGGTCGCGTGATGGGAACATGGTTGTGGACGGACTATGAGCTGCGAGCGGGGGCGGATATGCAAACCAACAAGCACCGTAGTAAGAATACGACTGGCTGGATGAAAGATGCGCAGTTCCAAGATTACGGCGTATTTAGTGAATTAACATGGCAAGCCACGGCACAAGGAAAAGTTGTTAGCGGAGCACGTTTGGATCGTGTCCTTGTTGAAAATAACAAGGAAGTCGGCTCTTCAGGGCGTAACACCATCATGCCAGCAGGTTTTGCTCGCTATGAGCATTCCCTCGAAAATACCCCAGTAATGTTGTATGCAGGTGTCGGCTATACCGAGCGTTTTCCTGATTATTGGGAATTATTTTCGCCCAAAATGGGGCCAGATGGCACAAGTAATGTTTTTGATAATCTAAAAACAGAAAAAACCACCCAGTTGGATATTGGCGCTAAATATAGCCATGAAAATACTAATGCGTGGGTTTCCGCGTATGTGGGCCGCGTTGATGATTTCATTCTTTTCCGCTATAGCGCCAGTAATCCGCGGATGAGCCAAGTTGAAAATGTGAATGCGATGATCATGGGCGGAGAGCTCGGTGTGGCACAAAAACTGAGTGAGGAGTGGAAAGCCGATGCCAGCCTTGCTTATGCGTGGGGAGAAAACAGAACAGACGGTAAAGCGCTTCCACAAATGCCACCACTTGAAAGCCGTTTTGGTTTGTCATGGGAAAAAGGGGATTGGACAACGACAGGGTTAGCTCGTGTTGTCAGTCGCCAAAGTCGTGTCGCCATTAACGACGGCAATGTAGTGGGGAAAGATTTTAGCAAAAGCGCAGGTTTTACCATTTTCTCACTTAATACAGCATACAAAGTGAATGAAAATATGAAGTTAAGTGCTGGGGTCGATAATCTATTTGATAAAACGTACAGTGAGCATTTGAATTTAGCGGGTAATAGCGGGTTTGGTTATTCATCTAACGTACCGGTGAATGAACCGGGCAGAACGTTCTGGGCTAAACTGAACGTAACGTTTTAA
- a CDS encoding DUF2946 domain-containing protein yields MHLRSSIRQFAAYLALLAVAMLFIAPLISKSMEQMNDCIATNNVTENTAMAEHSMHSHQGMLMPENCEHSGAMNHMLMTGIGQSPMEDIACGYCQLLVHFPFLILFIAAVIRQLATLTLFLPFERCVQLWLFRPWTLRLARAPPFI; encoded by the coding sequence TTGCACCTGCGCTCCTCAATTAGACAATTTGCTGCCTATCTGGCGTTATTAGCGGTTGCTATGTTGTTCATTGCACCATTGATCTCTAAATCGATGGAACAGATGAATGATTGTATAGCGACGAATAACGTTACAGAAAATACTGCAATGGCAGAGCATTCGATGCATTCGCATCAAGGTATGCTGATGCCTGAAAATTGTGAACATAGCGGTGCAATGAATCACATGTTAATGACGGGAATTGGGCAATCGCCTATGGAAGATATTGCCTGCGGTTACTGTCAATTATTGGTTCACTTTCCGTTTCTTATCTTATTTATTGCCGCTGTTATTCGACAGCTTGCAACACTAACACTGTTCCTGCCATTTGAACGTTGTGTCCAGCTTTGGTTGTTTAGGCCTTGGACTTTGCGTTTAGCCCGTGCTCCACCATTTATCTGA
- the iolD gene encoding 3D-(3,5/4)-trihydroxycyclohexane-1,2-dione acylhydrolase (decyclizing), which produces MNKQKMTTAQALVKFLNQQYVDVDGEQYPFIQGVFTIFGHGNVVGLGQALEEAPGHLRVYQGCNEQGMAHIATGFAKQKKRKQIFAVTSSVGPGAANMITAAATATANRIPLLLLPGDTFATRQPDPVLQQVEQYGDGTISTNDCFRPVSRYWDRISRPEQLMAAMVNAMRVLTDPADTGAVTICLPQDVQGEAWDYPDYFFEKRVHRIERRPATTVSIEEAVALIQSKKKPLLVCGGGVRYSEAHDAFVQFAEDYHIPFGETQAGKSAIVASHPLNVGGIGTTGGLAANLLAKEADLVIGVGTRFTDFTTASKSLFSHPQVKFLNINVAEFDASKLDALKVVADAKEGLQALDDKLKGTGYQGQWGNEIKQAKAQWKEELGRLFSIQYQPLDFIPEIAGHLDDKLEEYRKVLGTELTQTRVLGLMQQHMEDNAIIVGAAGSLPGDLQRIWLPKQRDTYHLEYGYSCMGYEIAAAVGAKIAAPEQPVYAMVGDGSYLMLHSELQTAIQENIKITILLFDNAGFGCINNLQMSQGMGSFGTENRHRNPQTGLMDGPLVKVDFAKNAESYGCKSYRVYDESQLLEALESAKGHSGCVLIDIKVLPKTMTNGYEAWWRTGTAQVSKKPEIVAAAESIKQMVDNNVRLY; this is translated from the coding sequence ATGAATAAGCAGAAAATGACAACAGCTCAAGCATTGGTAAAGTTTCTTAACCAACAATATGTTGATGTCGATGGTGAGCAGTATCCGTTTATTCAGGGAGTATTTACGATTTTTGGCCATGGTAACGTTGTAGGTTTAGGGCAGGCGCTTGAAGAAGCGCCTGGTCACCTGCGTGTTTATCAAGGATGTAACGAGCAAGGTATGGCGCATATTGCGACGGGCTTTGCTAAGCAAAAGAAACGTAAGCAAATTTTTGCCGTTACTTCTTCAGTGGGTCCCGGTGCGGCGAATATGATCACCGCTGCCGCGACTGCCACGGCGAACCGTATCCCATTGTTATTATTGCCGGGTGATACATTTGCTACCCGTCAACCAGATCCTGTTTTACAGCAAGTCGAGCAATATGGTGATGGTACTATCAGCACCAACGATTGCTTCCGTCCTGTTTCCCGTTATTGGGATCGAATTTCACGTCCTGAGCAATTGATGGCTGCAATGGTTAATGCCATGCGGGTATTAACTGACCCTGCGGATACAGGCGCAGTGACCATTTGTTTACCGCAAGATGTGCAAGGTGAAGCGTGGGATTACCCTGATTATTTCTTTGAAAAACGTGTTCACCGCATCGAACGTCGCCCTGCAACAACCGTGAGTATCGAAGAGGCGGTTGCCCTGATTCAAAGTAAGAAAAAACCACTGTTAGTCTGTGGTGGTGGGGTGCGTTACTCCGAAGCACATGATGCATTTGTACAGTTCGCTGAAGATTACCACATTCCATTTGGGGAAACTCAAGCAGGGAAAAGCGCCATTGTTGCGAGCCATCCACTTAATGTTGGTGGAATAGGTACAACAGGGGGATTAGCCGCAAATTTACTGGCTAAAGAGGCTGACCTTGTTATTGGTGTTGGCACCCGTTTTACCGATTTTACAACAGCGTCGAAGTCCCTGTTTAGTCATCCTCAGGTTAAATTCCTCAATATCAATGTCGCCGAATTTGATGCAAGTAAGTTGGATGCATTAAAAGTGGTGGCCGATGCAAAAGAAGGGCTGCAAGCACTTGACGACAAATTAAAAGGTACTGGTTATCAAGGGCAGTGGGGTAATGAAATAAAACAAGCGAAAGCGCAGTGGAAAGAGGAACTCGGCCGTTTATTTAGCATTCAATACCAGCCATTAGATTTTATTCCTGAAATTGCAGGGCATCTTGATGACAAGCTCGAGGAGTACCGTAAGGTGCTAGGAACTGAGCTGACGCAAACCCGTGTGCTGGGGCTGATGCAGCAACACATGGAAGATAACGCCATCATTGTGGGGGCAGCGGGTTCATTACCTGGTGACTTGCAGCGTATTTGGCTACCAAAACAGCGGGACACTTACCATTTAGAATACGGCTATTCCTGCATGGGGTATGAAATTGCCGCAGCAGTTGGTGCCAAGATAGCAGCGCCTGAGCAACCAGTGTATGCGATGGTTGGCGATGGTTCTTACCTGATGCTACATAGCGAGTTACAAACGGCTATCCAAGAGAACATTAAAATCACGATTTTATTGTTTGATAACGCAGGGTTTGGTTGTATCAATAACTTACAGATGAGCCAGGGTATGGGTAGTTTTGGCACGGAAAACCGCCATCGAAATCCACAAACTGGCTTAATGGATGGGCCATTAGTGAAAGTAGATTTTGCGAAAAATGCAGAAAGTTATGGCTGTAAAAGTTATCGAGTATACGACGAATCACAGCTCTTGGAAGCACTTGAGAGCGCTAAAGGGCATTCGGGTTGTGTATTAATTGATATCAAAGTATTGCCAAAGACAATGACAAATGGCTATGAGGCTTGGTGGCGTACGGGTACGGCTCAAGTATCTAAGAAACCAGAAATTGTTGCTGCGGCAGAAAGTATTAAACAGATGGTTGATAACAACGTTCGCCTCTATTAG
- a CDS encoding helix-turn-helix domain-containing protein has protein sequence MLQESVIREIILWIEQNLESRLSLDTVADRSGYTKWHFQRLFKNQTGLALGSYIRARRLSCSAVALRLTNDSIMDISLRYRFDSQQTFCRAFKKQFNLTPSEYRKREGWKVDGFCLPLRDSKELQVQVKLTQLPATNLLGVQHRYTQDINEWNLKTEELRRHYWQSFLDKNQYVTQHLYAIHGVDPNASEEGRFLYTTALDEKDVDIVPAQAKSLQVPAGDYLEIKFSGSLQGTDYNDIIYTAYGKVLAEMDIVRGDGSDVELYVLKSKPTYDDFINNPYSYIQELNYYIPVII, from the coding sequence ATGCTACAAGAAAGCGTTATCAGAGAAATCATTCTTTGGATTGAACAAAATTTGGAATCTCGCCTATCCCTTGATACGGTGGCTGATAGGTCAGGCTACACGAAATGGCACTTTCAACGTCTGTTTAAAAACCAAACAGGATTAGCGTTGGGTTCTTATATTCGTGCAAGGCGCTTATCCTGTTCAGCAGTAGCACTACGCTTAACTAATGACAGCATCATGGATATCTCTCTTCGTTATCGCTTTGATTCTCAACAAACATTTTGTCGAGCCTTTAAAAAGCAATTTAATCTTACCCCATCAGAATATCGCAAACGTGAAGGTTGGAAAGTGGATGGCTTTTGCCTCCCGCTTCGGGACAGTAAAGAATTACAAGTACAGGTTAAATTAACCCAATTGCCTGCTACCAATTTATTGGGCGTTCAACACCGTTACACCCAAGACATCAATGAATGGAACCTCAAAACAGAAGAACTTAGACGCCATTACTGGCAGTCATTTCTTGATAAAAACCAATATGTTACCCAACATTTATATGCTATTCATGGCGTTGACCCGAATGCTAGCGAAGAAGGTCGTTTTTTATATACCACGGCTTTAGATGAAAAAGATGTTGATATCGTTCCTGCACAAGCAAAAAGCCTACAAGTCCCCGCTGGAGATTATTTAGAAATCAAATTTAGTGGCAGCCTTCAAGGCACTGATTACAACGATATTATTTATACTGCTTATGGTAAGGTTTTGGCTGAAATGGATATTGTTCGAGGGGATGGCTCAGATGTTGAGCTCTATGTCCTGAAGTCTAAACCCACTTATGATGACTTTATCAATAACCCATATAGCTACATTCAAGAACTCAATTACTATATACCCGTTATAATTTAA
- a CDS encoding MurR/RpiR family transcriptional regulator: MSSAANLNEFQEQVRARYDELSKRLQQVARYVLDNTNSVAFDTVAVIAKEANVPPSTLIRFANAFDFSGFNEMKQLFRMNLVEETASYTDRARLFREMDSDQELSDDPAQILKEFAHSNAQALQQMAARTPAEDMEKAVSLLAGAQNVYIIGLRRSFSVATYLSYALSHLECRPVLIDGLGGMFKEQISRISENDVVISISFTPYASETVMVSEKAAQTGAKQIVITDSQISPLASFSDVCFVIKEAQVDAFRSQSATLCLAQSLTVALAYRQGSKLI; this comes from the coding sequence ATGTCAAGTGCAGCAAATTTAAATGAGTTTCAAGAGCAAGTTCGTGCTCGGTACGATGAGTTAAGTAAACGTCTACAACAAGTCGCAAGATACGTACTCGATAATACCAATAGTGTCGCCTTTGATACGGTTGCGGTTATCGCTAAAGAGGCCAATGTGCCTCCATCAACCTTGATCCGCTTCGCCAATGCATTCGATTTCAGTGGCTTCAATGAAATGAAACAACTGTTTCGCATGAACTTGGTTGAGGAAACTGCAAGCTATACAGATAGAGCAAGGCTCTTTCGTGAGATGGATAGCGATCAGGAATTAAGTGATGACCCAGCACAAATTTTAAAAGAGTTTGCGCATTCAAACGCGCAAGCATTGCAGCAAATGGCCGCGAGAACACCTGCTGAAGATATGGAAAAAGCGGTTTCATTATTAGCAGGTGCACAAAACGTCTATATTATTGGCTTGCGCCGTTCCTTTAGTGTGGCCACTTACTTAAGTTATGCACTTAGTCATTTAGAGTGCCGCCCAGTATTAATTGATGGACTAGGTGGGATGTTTAAGGAGCAGATCAGCCGAATTAGTGAAAACGATGTCGTTATATCGATCAGTTTCACACCTTATGCCTCTGAAACCGTGATGGTAAGCGAAAAAGCAGCCCAAACTGGGGCAAAGCAAATTGTTATCACTGATAGTCAAATCAGCCCGTTAGCTAGCTTTAGTGATGTCTGTTTTGTGATTAAAGAAGCCCAAGTTGATGCGTTTCGTTCACAGTCAGCCACGTTATGTTTAGCACAGTCACTCACTGTTGCCTTAGCCTACCGCCAAGGCAGCAAGCTCATTTAA
- a CDS encoding phosphotriesterase family protein, with protein MKGYIQTVTGPVKKEEMGLTLPHEHLFNDLSTVVDEPFYDFSHVLVDKKVSADIQWGLKHDPYCCCDNMDKKPIEDVIYEVNNFKELGGRTLVDATGSKAIGRDVHQLREVAIKTGINVVASSGLYIEKFEGDRLVNDIDAMAKMIDDELNIGIDGTDICAGMIGEIGVSPFFTEGEKNSLRAASVAQLANDHVSMNIHMPGWQRRGDEVLDILIKEMGVNPAKISLAHSDPSGKDFDYQRRMLDRGVWLEFDMIGLDISFPKEGVAPTVTETADAVCKLIEMGYGSQIVLSHDVFLKQMWAKNGGNGWGFVPNVFLSLLAKKGVDKSMLNRLCIDNPANLLA; from the coding sequence ATGAAAGGGTATATCCAAACAGTGACGGGTCCTGTTAAAAAAGAAGAAATGGGACTGACATTGCCACATGAGCATCTGTTTAACGATTTATCAACGGTTGTCGATGAGCCATTTTATGACTTTTCGCATGTTCTAGTTGATAAAAAAGTAAGCGCAGATATCCAATGGGGACTTAAACATGACCCGTATTGCTGCTGCGATAACATGGATAAAAAACCCATTGAAGATGTCATTTATGAAGTGAATAACTTCAAAGAATTAGGTGGCAGAACATTAGTCGATGCAACAGGTTCAAAAGCGATTGGCCGTGATGTGCACCAATTACGTGAAGTAGCGATTAAAACGGGGATTAACGTAGTCGCTTCTTCAGGTTTATATATCGAAAAGTTTGAAGGTGATCGCCTCGTTAATGACATCGATGCCATGGCTAAAATGATTGATGATGAGCTGAATATTGGGATTGATGGGACTGATATTTGTGCGGGCATGATTGGTGAAATTGGTGTTTCTCCATTTTTTACCGAAGGCGAAAAAAACAGTCTACGCGCAGCTTCCGTTGCTCAGTTGGCAAATGACCATGTTTCAATGAATATTCATATGCCAGGTTGGCAGCGCCGCGGTGATGAAGTTCTTGATATCTTAATTAAGGAGATGGGTGTTAACCCAGCTAAAATTTCCTTGGCGCACTCTGACCCATCAGGGAAAGACTTTGATTATCAACGTCGGATGTTAGATAGAGGTGTATGGCTTGAGTTCGACATGATAGGACTAGATATTTCATTTCCTAAAGAAGGGGTCGCTCCAACAGTGACCGAAACTGCGGATGCAGTGTGTAAACTGATTGAGATGGGATATGGCTCGCAAATCGTGTTAAGCCATGATGTATTCCTTAAGCAAATGTGGGCTAAAAATGGGGGAAATGGCTGGGGGTTTGTTCCTAATGTTTTCTTATCTTTACTCGCGAAAAAAGGCGTTGATAAATCAATGCTCAACCGTCTTTGTATTGATAACCCTGCAAATTTATTGGCATAA
- a CDS encoding helix-turn-helix domain-containing protein, which translates to MSKDNIAKMLGIKIRMQRESHNMTIKQTATLIGVSEDEMNRFETGDSCIDVDSLFQFAYLFNLEPTTFLYGVVNTNSGARSTLH; encoded by the coding sequence ATGAGTAAAGATAATATCGCTAAGATGTTAGGCATAAAAATTCGCATGCAACGCGAGAGTCATAATATGACAATTAAGCAAACTGCAACATTAATTGGTGTTTCTGAAGATGAAATGAATCGCTTTGAAACGGGTGATAGTTGTATTGATGTTGATTCATTATTTCAGTTTGCATATTTATTTAATTTAGAACCAACGACTTTTTTATATGGTGTCGTTAACACGAATAGTGGTGCGCGAAGTACATTGCATTAG
- a CDS encoding CoA-acylating methylmalonate-semialdehyde dehydrogenase: protein MEQIHNFIGGEIVSSQSGRFAPVFNPATGEQIAQVGLSSADETKKAIEVAHKAFPKWAKLSPLKRSRILFKFKALLEDNMDDLARLISKEHGKVFSDAVGELTRGLEVVEFACGIPHLQKGEHSANVATGVDSHSLMQPLGVCAGITPFNFPAMVPMWMFPVAIATGNTFVLKPSEKDPSLALALAKLLKEAGLPDGVFNVVQGDKESVDVLLTAPEVQAVSFVGSTPIAEYIYATASAHGKRCQALGGAKNHCILMPDADMGQAANAIMGAGFGAAGERCMALSVVLAVGDETADALIANLKEQIAKMTVGPGITEGKENDMGPVISAQHKAKICDYITSGEKQGATLLVDGRDFKVAGFENGYFVGPTLFDNVTPEMDIYKEEIFGPVLAIVRVPDFETGLKLINQHEYGNGTAIFTRDGETAREFQENVQAGMVGINIPIPVPMAFHSFGGWKRSIFGPLNVHGNDGVRFYTRMKTVTSRWPASVRLEHHESSFTMPTME from the coding sequence ATGGAACAAATTCATAATTTCATTGGTGGTGAAATCGTATCCAGTCAAAGTGGGCGATTTGCGCCAGTATTTAACCCTGCAACAGGGGAGCAAATTGCACAAGTGGGACTTAGCAGCGCCGATGAAACGAAAAAAGCCATAGAAGTTGCGCACAAAGCATTCCCAAAATGGGCAAAGTTATCACCGTTAAAACGTTCACGCATCCTGTTTAAATTTAAAGCATTGCTTGAAGACAATATGGATGATTTAGCGCGTTTAATTTCAAAAGAACACGGTAAAGTTTTTTCTGATGCAGTGGGTGAATTGACTCGTGGCTTGGAAGTCGTTGAGTTTGCTTGCGGTATTCCGCACCTACAAAAAGGCGAACACTCAGCCAATGTGGCAACGGGCGTAGACAGCCATTCATTAATGCAACCTTTAGGGGTGTGTGCAGGGATTACGCCGTTTAACTTCCCTGCAATGGTACCAATGTGGATGTTCCCTGTGGCGATTGCAACGGGGAATACTTTTGTTTTAAAACCGTCTGAAAAAGATCCTTCTTTAGCATTGGCATTGGCAAAACTGCTTAAAGAAGCGGGTTTACCTGATGGCGTTTTTAATGTTGTTCAAGGTGATAAAGAGTCTGTTGATGTCTTATTAACCGCACCTGAAGTCCAAGCGGTCAGTTTTGTCGGTTCAACACCAATTGCAGAGTATATTTATGCCACAGCATCTGCCCATGGCAAGCGTTGCCAAGCGTTAGGCGGTGCGAAAAACCATTGTATCTTAATGCCTGATGCCGACATGGGGCAGGCTGCAAATGCCATTATGGGGGCAGGTTTTGGTGCCGCGGGCGAACGCTGTATGGCTCTATCAGTGGTGTTAGCCGTCGGTGATGAAACCGCAGATGCGTTGATTGCTAACCTGAAAGAGCAAATCGCTAAAATGACGGTTGGTCCAGGTATCACTGAAGGTAAAGAAAATGATATGGGGCCAGTTATCTCCGCGCAGCATAAAGCCAAAATTTGTGACTATATTACTAGCGGTGAAAAGCAAGGTGCGACTCTGCTTGTTGATGGTCGTGATTTTAAAGTAGCAGGTTTTGAAAATGGCTATTTTGTTGGGCCAACATTATTTGATAATGTCACGCCTGAAATGGACATTTATAAAGAAGAAATTTTTGGACCGGTGCTTGCTATAGTCCGTGTTCCAGATTTTGAAACTGGTTTGAAACTGATTAACCAACACGAATACGGTAATGGAACCGCGATATTTACCCGTGATGGTGAAACAGCGCGTGAATTCCAAGAGAATGTTCAAGCGGGAATGGTAGGTATTAATATCCCAATTCCTGTTCCGATGGCATTCCACAGCTTTGGTGGATGGAAACGTTCTATTTTTGGACCATTAAATGTGCATGGAAATGATGGTGTTCGCTTCTATACTCGCATGAAAACCGTGACAAGCCGTTGGCCCGCGAGTGTACGCTTAGAGCATCACGAAAGTAGTTTCACAATGCCAACCATGGAATAA
- a CDS encoding DMT family transporter, producing MSAKSYSTPFLMIATVLAGMLSPMQSAVNGQLGDVLKDGNASAVISFASGLVVMFFIIIAKKQTRQQFAAIPSLIKNKKIPLWNWFAGLCGAMVVFSEGASASALGIATFQTALISALLLSGLLCDRFGIGIDEKKPFTMFRVLGAVFAVVATLFVVSPQWHSSSAIYLAILPFLAGLLAGWQPAGNSKVAEATGSMMVSITWNFIVGFTVLTIALVIRMALGHLTLELPGVWWMYLGGPLGLMSIALMAILVRGLGLLMLGVASTAGQLLGSVLIDLLLPSLGNTVYLVTIIGTVFALVGAIITTIPEFREAKATKAAGV from the coding sequence ATGAGTGCTAAAAGTTATTCTACTCCGTTTTTAATGATAGCGACGGTATTAGCCGGTATGTTATCGCCAATGCAATCCGCAGTGAATGGGCAGCTCGGTGATGTTTTAAAAGATGGTAATGCGAGCGCAGTTATTTCATTTGCCAGCGGTTTGGTTGTGATGTTTTTTATCATTATTGCGAAAAAACAAACCCGTCAACAATTTGCAGCAATTCCGAGTTTAATTAAAAACAAGAAAATTCCACTGTGGAACTGGTTTGCAGGGTTATGTGGCGCAATGGTTGTGTTTTCTGAAGGGGCATCAGCCAGTGCATTAGGCATTGCAACCTTCCAAACAGCATTGATCTCAGCATTATTACTTTCTGGGCTATTATGCGACCGTTTTGGTATTGGTATCGATGAGAAAAAACCGTTTACCATGTTTCGTGTATTAGGTGCTGTATTTGCTGTTGTTGCCACTTTATTTGTGGTGTCACCACAGTGGCATTCTAGTTCAGCAATTTATTTAGCTATCTTGCCTTTCTTAGCAGGTCTATTGGCTGGCTGGCAGCCAGCAGGTAACTCCAAAGTTGCGGAAGCGACAGGCTCAATGATGGTTTCTATCACGTGGAACTTTATCGTTGGCTTTACTGTTTTAACGATTGCGTTAGTAATTCGCATGGCATTAGGGCATCTAACCCTTGAATTACCGGGTGTTTGGTGGATGTATTTAGGTGGTCCATTAGGCCTGATGTCGATTGCATTAATGGCTATTTTAGTTCGCGGTTTAGGTTTATTGATGTTAGGTGTAGCTTCAACGGCAGGGCAGTTACTTGGCTCCGTATTAATTGACCTTCTGTTACCATCCCTCGGTAATACCGTCTATTTAGTCACTATCATCGGTACCGTATTTGCCTTAGTGGGGGCGATTATCACCACCATTCCTGAGTTTAGAGAAGCAAAAGCGACAAAAGCCGCAGGAGTATAA